One Bdellovibrionales bacterium genomic region harbors:
- a CDS encoding aquaporin family protein has translation MKRRLLSEFLGTAGLLIVIVGSGIMGETLSQGNAAVAILANSLATGAGLYALIQIFGPISGSHFNPAVSFAEFLWKKLSGRETLAYIVAQILGAITGVLLTHYIFGLEIFQTSQHDRGDLRFFVSEVIATFGLLMVIALSGKRNVETTPTAVALYITAAYWCTSSTSFANPAVTIARSMTNTFSGILWTGAPGFIIAQLVGACLALLTVRFLTK, from the coding sequence ATGAAACGACGGCTGCTCTCAGAATTTCTAGGGACTGCGGGCCTTCTGATCGTCATCGTTGGGTCCGGCATTATGGGCGAAACTCTCTCGCAAGGAAATGCAGCTGTTGCAATTCTTGCGAACTCTCTTGCTACGGGCGCGGGACTCTATGCACTTATTCAGATCTTCGGACCGATATCAGGTTCCCACTTTAACCCGGCAGTAAGTTTCGCAGAATTTTTATGGAAAAAGCTCAGTGGCCGTGAAACTTTGGCGTACATAGTTGCTCAGATTCTGGGGGCTATTACCGGCGTTTTGTTGACTCACTACATATTTGGCCTAGAGATCTTCCAAACTTCCCAACACGATCGAGGAGACTTAAGATTTTTTGTCTCAGAGGTCATTGCCACTTTCGGCTTGCTGATGGTGATTGCGCTCTCCGGAAAACGAAACGTCGAAACCACTCCAACGGCGGTCGCTTTGTACATTACAGCTGCTTACTGGTGCACCTCTTCGACATCTTTTGCAAATCCCGCCGTGACCATTGCCAGAAGTATGACCAACACCTTTTCTGGGATCTTATGGACAGGTGCTCCAGGGTTCATCATCGCACAACTGGTAGGAGCTTGCCTCGCCTTACTCACGGTGCGCTTTTTAACGAAATAG
- a CDS encoding trypsin-like serine protease, producing MKIVVVLASLFVVGACSQPKNSISGEFSAGIINGQPVQSSDPIAKHLVAITDNKWENCTGTLIAKNLVLTAAHCETKGEAMYVAFGLEVSEGTLDQVERHQVTNYRLIPGHEKAMGSPRENWKDLMIVEFEGEAPAGYTPAKFLNDDSALQNGTMVTFAGYGVTNGRSQKGDGTLRKTQSPIKDIKFSDTEVQTDERRSGTCNIDSGGPAFVQVNGELLYWGVTSRGAGNCDKDGVYTRINAYREWVDGVIKDLGVQ from the coding sequence ATGAAAATCGTTGTTGTTCTTGCATCTTTGTTCGTTGTTGGGGCGTGTTCTCAACCAAAAAATTCTATTTCCGGCGAATTCAGCGCCGGCATTATTAATGGTCAGCCAGTTCAATCCAGTGATCCAATTGCGAAGCACTTAGTCGCTATCACCGACAATAAATGGGAAAACTGCACAGGTACTTTGATCGCAAAGAACCTGGTGTTGACAGCCGCTCACTGTGAAACCAAAGGCGAGGCAATGTATGTTGCTTTCGGTCTTGAGGTTTCTGAAGGCACCCTCGATCAGGTTGAGCGTCACCAAGTGACGAACTACCGTTTGATCCCGGGCCATGAAAAAGCCATGGGAAGTCCTCGTGAAAACTGGAAAGACCTGATGATCGTTGAGTTCGAGGGTGAAGCTCCGGCGGGTTATACTCCGGCAAAATTCTTAAATGACGACTCTGCTTTGCAAAACGGCACGATGGTGACTTTCGCTGGATACGGTGTGACCAACGGCCGCAGCCAAAAGGGTGATGGAACCCTCAGAAAGACGCAGTCGCCAATTAAGGATATCAAATTCTCAGACACTGAAGTGCAAACCGATGAGCGCCGTTCAGGTACTTGCAATATCGACTCTGGCGGTCCGGCGTTTGTTCAAGTCAACGGTGAGTTGCTCTATTGGGGTGTTACCAGCCGTGGTGCCGGGAATTGCGATAAAGACGGGGTTTATACGCGCATCAATGCATACCGTGAGTGGGTGGATGGCGTGATTAAAGATTTAGGCGTGCAGTAA
- a CDS encoding S1/P1 nuclease — protein MKFLEVKILKAVGVLSATFCLSQGFAWGPVGHKTTALIAEAYLTPQTRAAVEDLLDGQRLVDAVNWADSLRGQAEYSHTLPYHYQNMPNIEGDVLRKNQNAYKKGIEGLDPNGNYNPGVVEAILAAQKNLQNPNVTRDEKQSSLKFLIHFIGDLHQPLHTGRAENRGGNSIALKWRSKDTNLHRVWDSDIIMERLAPNMTQGGPDISVVYGRELMTKFEAAAIPKERLENVSGWYNESMALQDTAYDDKYLKDQDSYYGKASPTIDARVFLAGRRMADTLNKLFEKQQIDAPNVQMVKILERTLGALEDLVSFRSAPK, from the coding sequence GTGAAATTTCTTGAAGTAAAAATTCTTAAAGCCGTTGGAGTTTTGTCTGCAACATTTTGTTTGTCTCAAGGCTTTGCCTGGGGCCCGGTCGGCCATAAGACGACAGCATTGATTGCGGAAGCCTATTTGACGCCGCAAACCCGTGCCGCCGTTGAAGACCTTCTCGATGGTCAGAGACTCGTTGATGCCGTGAACTGGGCCGATAGTCTTCGTGGCCAAGCGGAGTATTCCCACACACTCCCGTATCACTATCAGAATATGCCGAATATCGAAGGCGATGTACTTCGTAAAAATCAAAACGCCTACAAAAAAGGAATCGAAGGTCTGGATCCCAACGGCAATTATAATCCCGGTGTTGTCGAAGCGATCTTAGCCGCCCAGAAAAACCTGCAAAATCCGAATGTCACACGCGATGAAAAGCAATCTTCGTTGAAGTTCTTGATCCATTTTATCGGTGATTTACATCAGCCTTTGCACACAGGGCGAGCTGAGAACCGCGGCGGTAATTCGATTGCGCTAAAGTGGCGCAGTAAAGATACGAACCTGCACCGCGTGTGGGACTCTGATATTATCATGGAGCGCTTAGCACCTAATATGACTCAAGGAGGCCCCGACATTAGCGTTGTCTATGGCCGCGAGCTCATGACAAAGTTTGAAGCCGCAGCCATTCCGAAAGAGCGCCTTGAGAATGTGAGTGGATGGTACAACGAATCGATGGCCCTCCAAGACACCGCCTACGACGATAAGTATTTAAAGGATCAAGATTCTTACTATGGCAAAGCGAGTCCCACCATCGACGCCCGTGTTTTTCTGGCGGGCCGAAGAATGGCGGACACTTTGAATAAACTTTTCGAGAAACAACAAATCGATGCACCCAATGTGCAAATGGTGAAAATTCTCGAGAGGACCTTAGGCGCTCTCGAAGATCTCGTGAGCTTCAGATCTGCACCGAAATAA
- the lysA gene encoding diaminopimelate decarboxylase — MQYENHKLVLGPQKKSLESLTKNYEKPVYAYDLDILKERVSLLQKALPGVQVYYAMKANFHPQVLRCLHKMGIGADVVSGGEIRTAMGAGFKAGEMIYSGVGKTVKEVRQALEIDIRQINVESISELRRIATIAREMKKKARVVFRLNPDVSIETHPYIATGLHNNKFGMALTDLPQLKEILHGNTDFVDFRGVSLHLGSQMHNLSGFRDALQLLRPVYEELQKEFPSVDTFDIGGGLGIYYEEQELEAEEKLLSDYSAIVFDVLKGLKAKIQTEPGRWLVAHAGVLVTQVQYLKQTSVKNFIIVDTGMHHLMRPTLYGAHHRVWTLKEGQGVAKKYDVVGPICESGDFLATDRTLPEIQEGDFVVIADVGAYGFVMRSDYNLQDPPAEVVL; from the coding sequence TTGCAATACGAGAATCACAAATTGGTGCTAGGCCCCCAAAAAAAATCGCTGGAATCCCTCACGAAGAACTACGAAAAACCTGTTTACGCCTATGATCTCGACATTCTGAAAGAGCGCGTAAGCCTGTTGCAAAAAGCTCTGCCGGGTGTGCAGGTTTATTACGCGATGAAAGCCAATTTTCATCCTCAGGTTTTACGCTGCCTTCACAAAATGGGAATTGGTGCTGACGTGGTCAGTGGCGGAGAAATCCGCACCGCGATGGGGGCGGGGTTTAAGGCCGGTGAAATGATCTATAGTGGCGTGGGAAAGACTGTCAAAGAGGTCCGACAAGCGCTTGAGATCGACATCCGCCAAATCAACGTCGAAAGTATTTCTGAGCTGCGCCGGATCGCCACCATTGCCCGCGAGATGAAGAAAAAAGCCCGCGTGGTATTCCGCTTAAATCCTGACGTGAGCATTGAGACCCATCCGTATATCGCAACCGGTTTGCATAATAATAAATTTGGCATGGCGCTGACGGATCTGCCACAGCTGAAAGAAATTTTGCACGGGAACACCGACTTCGTCGACTTCCGTGGGGTGAGTTTGCACTTGGGCTCACAGATGCACAATCTATCGGGATTCAGAGATGCTTTGCAATTGCTTCGCCCGGTCTATGAGGAGCTACAAAAAGAATTTCCTTCCGTCGATACCTTTGATATCGGTGGCGGTCTTGGAATCTATTACGAAGAGCAGGAGCTTGAAGCTGAAGAAAAGCTTTTGAGCGACTATTCGGCGATTGTCTTTGATGTGCTCAAGGGCCTGAAAGCCAAAATCCAAACCGAACCAGGCCGTTGGCTTGTGGCGCACGCAGGGGTGCTGGTGACGCAAGTGCAGTATTTAAAGCAAACCTCAGTTAAGAATTTCATTATTGTCGATACAGGCATGCATCACCTCATGCGTCCGACGCTCTACGGAGCTCATCACCGCGTTTGGACTTTGAAAGAAGGCCAGGGGGTTGCAAAAAAATACGATGTCGTAGGGCCCATCTGTGAATCCGGCGACTTCCTTGCCACCGATCGTACATTGCCAGAAATTCAAGAGGGCGACTTTGTCGTGATTGCCGATGTCGGTGCTTATGGCTTTGTCATGAGATCTGATTACAACTTGCAAGATCCACCGGCCGAGGTGGTGCTGTGA
- a CDS encoding 2,3,4,5-tetrahydropyridine-2,6-dicarboxylate N-succinyltransferase, with translation MSLAISIQSIWDEAQAGVKIDDLSAEKKNAIEQTIAGLDSGTLRVCEKGANGWITNEWIKKGILLYFRLMKMSLMKAGDFNYFDKIPVKHWTGNEGVRAVPHAIARRGCFIESGAILMPSYVNIGAFVGSGTMVDTWATVGSCAQIGKNVHLSGGVGIGGVLEPIQASPVIVEDNAFIGSRCIVVEGAVIEEGAVLGAGVTITASTKIIDVTGSQEKIYNGRVPKNSVVIPGTVMKKFPAGEYGTPCALIIGQRKPSTDLKTSLTDALRDFQVSV, from the coding sequence ATGTCACTAGCCATCTCCATCCAATCTATCTGGGACGAAGCTCAAGCTGGAGTAAAGATCGACGATCTTTCTGCTGAAAAGAAAAACGCGATCGAGCAAACCATCGCAGGTCTTGATAGCGGCACCTTGCGTGTGTGCGAAAAAGGAGCAAACGGCTGGATCACGAATGAGTGGATCAAAAAAGGGATTTTGCTTTATTTCCGTTTGATGAAAATGTCTTTAATGAAGGCCGGCGATTTTAATTACTTTGATAAAATCCCCGTGAAGCACTGGACTGGCAACGAAGGCGTTCGCGCGGTTCCGCATGCAATTGCTCGCCGTGGTTGTTTTATTGAAAGCGGCGCGATCTTGATGCCATCTTATGTAAACATCGGCGCCTTCGTGGGCTCTGGCACGATGGTGGACACATGGGCGACGGTTGGCAGCTGTGCGCAGATTGGTAAAAACGTGCACTTGTCTGGCGGTGTCGGTATCGGCGGCGTGCTTGAGCCGATTCAGGCTTCTCCGGTCATCGTTGAGGATAATGCTTTCATTGGCAGCCGTTGTATTGTCGTGGAAGGAGCTGTGATCGAAGAAGGTGCGGTTCTCGGTGCTGGTGTGACAATCACGGCTTCAACCAAGATCATCGACGTGACGGGCTCTCAAGAAAAAATCTATAACGGCCGCGTTCCGAAGAACTCGGTGGTGATTCCAGGGACTGTGATGAAGAAGTTCCCGGCGGGCGAATACGGCACTCCGTGTGCGCTCATCATCGGTCAACGCAAACCAAGTACGGACTTGAAGACGTCACTGACAGACGCACTTCGCGACTTCCAGGTTTCGGTTTAG
- a CDS encoding succinylglutamate desuccinylase/aspartoacylase family protein — MQTSVFGYSSLGLPIIAYEFRNSGPEVLILGGVHGDEVEGVLAAQALLHRFMTSFPYHLNLVLVPQFNIEGVLNKTRGNARGVDLNRNLSTKDWSPEVKTPRYHPGPAAGSEPENQALMKYINEKKPKWILSLHSWHPVLNVNGDCRAEAEVLAKHTGYKIDDDIGYPTPGCLGTYAGLERQSPTLTYEIQRGQDHAEILKIHVPAILEALKETEKRK; from the coding sequence ATGCAAACATCTGTTTTTGGATATAGCTCTTTGGGACTACCCATCATAGCTTATGAATTCCGCAATTCGGGTCCCGAAGTTTTAATCCTCGGAGGCGTTCACGGCGATGAGGTCGAAGGCGTTTTGGCCGCTCAAGCTCTGCTCCACCGGTTTATGACCTCATTTCCCTATCATTTGAACCTGGTTTTGGTGCCGCAATTCAATATCGAGGGAGTTTTAAACAAAACCCGCGGCAATGCGCGCGGAGTCGACCTCAACCGCAACCTGTCCACCAAGGACTGGTCGCCTGAAGTAAAAACTCCAAGATACCATCCGGGGCCGGCCGCCGGCAGTGAGCCTGAAAATCAGGCTCTCATGAAATACATCAATGAGAAAAAACCAAAGTGGATTTTATCACTGCACTCTTGGCACCCTGTTTTGAACGTCAACGGCGATTGCCGGGCTGAGGCTGAAGTTTTGGCAAAACACACAGGTTACAAGATCGACGACGATATTGGCTACCCGACGCCGGGTTGCTTGGGCACCTATGCGGGACTTGAGCGCCAGTCGCCGACACTGACCTATGAAATTCAACGTGGTCAGGATCACGCCGAGATTTTAAAAATCCACGTGCCTGCGATTTTAGAAGCTCTGAAAGAAACTGAGAAAAGGAAATAA
- a CDS encoding arsenate reductase ArsC, with amino-acid sequence MKILFMCIANSARSQLAEGLAREIFPHAEIESAGSNPGKLNPFAVQVMNEIGIDISKHFSKTADNLSPKFLAGLDYVITLCAEEVCPVLPSPTAKKLHWPFTDPATKEILPNEEMLRRFREARDHIHSRLLEFKKELAQ; translated from the coding sequence ATGAAAATACTATTTATGTGTATTGCGAACTCGGCCCGCAGTCAGCTAGCTGAGGGCTTGGCGCGCGAGATTTTTCCTCACGCAGAAATTGAGAGTGCTGGCTCGAATCCCGGTAAGTTAAATCCATTTGCCGTTCAGGTCATGAACGAAATAGGCATTGATATTTCGAAACACTTTTCAAAAACGGCTGACAATTTGAGTCCAAAGTTTTTAGCTGGCCTTGATTATGTTATTACTCTCTGCGCAGAAGAAGTTTGTCCGGTCCTTCCTTCTCCCACCGCCAAGAAACTTCACTGGCCGTTTACAGACCCGGCCACCAAAGAGATTCTTCCCAACGAGGAAATGCTCAGGCGTTTTCGCGAAGCCCGGGACCACATACACTCTCGCCTGCTCGAGTTTAAAAAAGAATTGGCACAATGA
- a CDS encoding carboxypeptidase yields MLIHSLLSLFLLPSANAATNNYDTVVSNLQKIAQANPQNAQMFNLGVSDSGKMIVGLKIGSGDRADLVVATHHGNEYGSTAVAMGTAEAFAKDPIPGHTVYVIPVLNITGYNTDEREEPVGRTYVDPNRDYPGPCIQTTPHRLKDTKLLADFIATKNIIASATLHTFSPAVLYPFGFSTNDTQTKDDSAFIGLSKAATVESHYDIGNSKELLYAADGAFEDYAYWKHGIWSLLFEMGTTHDPNSNQMKKLIADNVPGLRRFFEMAPKDRSADHAFTGTCDHNVRKRGHERLE; encoded by the coding sequence ATGCTCATACATTCTTTATTATCCTTGTTCCTCCTCCCTTCCGCAAACGCAGCCACTAACAACTACGACACCGTCGTTAGCAATCTGCAAAAAATCGCTCAGGCGAATCCGCAAAATGCACAGATGTTCAATCTGGGGGTGTCGGACTCAGGCAAAATGATCGTCGGACTTAAAATCGGCTCCGGCGACAGGGCAGATCTTGTTGTGGCAACTCACCATGGGAATGAGTACGGCTCAACCGCAGTGGCGATGGGAACTGCGGAGGCTTTCGCAAAAGATCCTATTCCAGGGCACACAGTGTACGTGATTCCGGTTTTAAATATCACTGGCTACAATACGGATGAGCGGGAAGAGCCGGTGGGTCGCACTTATGTCGATCCAAATCGCGATTATCCCGGTCCCTGCATTCAAACGACACCGCACCGTTTGAAGGACACGAAATTGCTTGCAGACTTTATCGCGACGAAAAATATTATCGCTTCTGCGACTTTGCACACGTTTTCTCCGGCAGTATTGTATCCCTTCGGCTTTTCAACCAATGACACTCAGACCAAAGACGACAGCGCGTTTATCGGCCTCAGCAAAGCCGCAACGGTTGAGAGCCACTACGACATCGGGAATTCGAAAGAACTTCTCTATGCGGCTGATGGCGCGTTTGAGGACTATGCATACTGGAAGCACGGGATCTGGTCTTTGCTTTTTGAAATGGGCACAACCCATGATCCGAACTCAAATCAGATGAAGAAACTTATTGCCGATAATGTTCCGGGTCTCAGAAGATTCTTTGAGATGGCACCGAAAGATCGCTCGGCCGATCACGCCTTTACCGGTACCTGTGATCACAACGTCCGCAAACGCGGGCATGAGCGCCTTGAGTAG
- a CDS encoding M13 family metallopeptidase, translating into MKNTAKLVLLLTPFILSTSFAAKDTSTKGPVASSDIPAKREFPLNTDINPCQDFHGYVCSKVESSFKLREDRSNHMFSFSDSRERLLESKKKYMNEIGKKKNLDPRTEQIRDFYMACMNERASAVAEKKEVANTVKAVSALKDSASVMAFSNEKMPSSFGNFVYVWTGANLDDPHKYDAIMGADFMRLQDHKYYENADLVKDYENLLTEFFKTVYGSKLTTAQAQKKAEAVVAFEKDFIQTYPKAAVRRQRWSEKRVQTQGEFLKKYPNLKAEMIFKNFPATMLVNTPIPESLEFVNANLNKYPVEVWQDLYLLKNLDDVLDDGYKKYFTQNFDFEKKYFGGPVKRSDRQERCTKMSMNYFTKELDATLLEQLFPNFDEAQVQEMGQRIRESILRGLANNDWLSKDAKKQATEKIKTARLQLVKPHNDREWDFNLVGKYSETDKIANQHQFNELRWKKMLTEAQGPVNQDAWGMGPLTVNAYYSENENKFVVPIGILQYPFFDSKQAIYENLGAIGTVMGHELGHSIDDNGSKYDASGKLNPWMPMKDLNEFNKRSERLVEFFNKSGHDGRLTLGENVADLVGLTFSYSAAFPTTKPTKEEQQKFFVAYAKSWCAVTRPDYEKLMMKTDPHAMGWARINEQVKHQPAFAEAFSCKAGDAMNLPDKERVKIW; encoded by the coding sequence ATGAAAAATACCGCTAAACTCGTACTCCTTCTGACACCATTTATTCTTTCAACCTCTTTTGCTGCCAAAGACACCTCGACAAAAGGTCCTGTCGCCTCTTCGGATATTCCGGCAAAGCGAGAATTCCCGCTGAACACCGACATCAACCCTTGCCAAGATTTCCATGGCTATGTTTGCTCGAAAGTCGAAAGTTCGTTCAAGCTTCGTGAAGACCGCAGCAATCACATGTTCTCATTCAGCGATTCGCGCGAAAGATTGCTTGAAAGCAAGAAGAAGTACATGAACGAAATCGGCAAAAAGAAAAACCTCGATCCGCGCACAGAGCAGATTCGTGATTTCTACATGGCTTGCATGAACGAGCGCGCCTCCGCCGTGGCTGAAAAAAAAGAGGTCGCAAACACGGTGAAGGCGGTTTCCGCATTGAAGGATTCAGCCTCCGTCATGGCTTTCTCGAATGAGAAAATGCCGAGCTCTTTTGGCAATTTCGTCTACGTCTGGACTGGTGCAAACCTCGATGATCCGCACAAGTACGATGCGATCATGGGTGCGGACTTTATGCGCCTTCAGGATCACAAGTACTATGAAAACGCCGACCTCGTAAAAGACTACGAAAACCTTCTGACCGAGTTCTTTAAGACGGTTTACGGCAGCAAGCTCACAACCGCTCAGGCGCAGAAGAAAGCCGAAGCTGTTGTTGCCTTTGAAAAAGATTTTATTCAAACCTATCCGAAAGCTGCGGTTCGCCGCCAGCGCTGGAGCGAAAAACGCGTTCAAACTCAGGGAGAGTTCTTAAAGAAGTATCCAAACTTGAAGGCCGAGATGATTTTCAAGAACTTCCCAGCAACGATGCTCGTGAATACGCCCATTCCGGAGTCTTTAGAGTTTGTGAATGCGAACTTAAACAAATACCCGGTTGAAGTATGGCAGGATTTGTATTTACTGAAAAATCTCGATGACGTTTTGGATGACGGCTACAAAAAGTACTTCACGCAGAACTTCGACTTCGAAAAGAAATACTTCGGGGGCCCGGTGAAACGCTCAGATCGCCAAGAGCGCTGCACGAAGATGTCGATGAATTACTTCACCAAGGAATTGGATGCGACACTGCTTGAGCAGCTCTTCCCTAACTTCGACGAAGCTCAAGTGCAAGAAATGGGTCAGCGTATCCGCGAAAGCATTCTGCGTGGCCTTGCCAACAACGACTGGCTCTCGAAAGATGCAAAGAAACAGGCCACTGAGAAAATTAAAACCGCGCGCTTACAACTCGTAAAACCCCACAATGACCGCGAATGGGATTTTAATCTTGTTGGCAAGTACTCAGAGACTGACAAAATAGCCAACCAGCATCAGTTCAATGAACTGCGCTGGAAAAAGATGCTAACGGAGGCTCAAGGCCCGGTAAACCAAGATGCTTGGGGTATGGGACCGCTCACCGTGAATGCGTACTATAGCGAAAACGAAAACAAGTTCGTCGTCCCTATCGGAATTTTGCAATATCCATTCTTTGACTCAAAGCAGGCCATCTATGAAAATTTGGGGGCCATTGGCACAGTGATGGGTCACGAACTCGGCCACAGTATCGATGACAATGGTTCGAAGTACGATGCCAGCGGCAAACTCAACCCGTGGATGCCGATGAAGGATTTGAATGAATTCAATAAGCGCTCTGAGCGCTTGGTGGAGTTCTTTAATAAATCCGGCCACGACGGCAGACTGACACTTGGTGAAAACGTTGCGGACCTTGTGGGCCTGACTTTCTCATACAGTGCGGCCTTCCCGACAACGAAGCCGACAAAAGAAGAACAGCAGAAGTTTTTTGTAGCGTATGCAAAGTCTTGGTGTGCAGTGACTCGCCCGGATTATGAGAAGCTCATGATGAAGACGGATCCGCATGCAATGGGCTGGGCGCGTATTAATGAACAAGTGAAGCACCAGCCGGCCTTTGCTGAAGCATTTAGCTGTAAGGCCGGGGATGCGATGAATTTACCGGATAAAGAGCGTGTCAAAATCTGGTAG
- a CDS encoding winged helix-turn-helix transcriptional regulator, whose protein sequence is MAVPRVNEFPDKNLKIADFAKALSHPARIAILKVLAEKRECICGELVADLPLAQSTVSQHLKALKEAGLIKGTIDGPRSRYCIDWKVFDRYQREMGTWAAKMSELKQDNCC, encoded by the coding sequence ATGGCAGTGCCAAGAGTAAATGAGTTTCCTGACAAAAATCTAAAAATAGCGGATTTTGCTAAAGCCTTGTCGCATCCAGCTCGGATCGCGATTCTGAAAGTTTTGGCGGAAAAGCGTGAGTGCATTTGCGGAGAGTTAGTGGCGGATCTTCCCCTGGCTCAATCGACAGTGAGCCAACATCTCAAAGCTTTGAAGGAAGCTGGCTTGATTAAAGGCACGATTGATGGCCCACGCTCCCGTTACTGCATTGATTGGAAAGTTTTCGACCGGTATCAGCGCGAGATGGGCACTTGGGCGGCAAAGATGTCTGAACTCAAGCAAGACAACTGTTGTTAG
- a CDS encoding transporter substrate-binding domain-containing protein, whose product MKLLLPLLLLFTQASVAAPAVVAPKSFEAYSGMTEDFPPFNYTEDGKVVGYSTEVIELAFVKAGLKTNFTLWPWLRAFNQAKDTPGHYVFSTSRSAEREKLFKWVGPITRDSVYLMVLKDSPIKEVSDFKALKKYSVSGQLGDQPVVFLQQNGFDVFISADEEARMKMFKDKKMDMDIMTAASQETYEKNWNLKYRRVAFLYDTEYWAAFNRATPDSVINKLNKAITELRTNGTLEKLAIKYKAK is encoded by the coding sequence ATGAAGCTCTTACTGCCCTTGCTATTGTTGTTTACTCAAGCCTCTGTTGCGGCCCCTGCCGTGGTGGCGCCGAAATCCTTTGAAGCCTATTCCGGCATGACCGAGGACTTTCCTCCATTTAACTACACCGAAGACGGCAAAGTCGTTGGCTACTCCACTGAGGTGATTGAGCTGGCTTTCGTCAAAGCGGGCCTCAAAACCAACTTCACTCTGTGGCCGTGGCTGCGAGCCTTTAACCAGGCAAAGGACACTCCAGGACACTATGTTTTTTCAACCTCCCGCTCGGCAGAGCGCGAGAAGCTCTTTAAATGGGTCGGCCCCATCACTCGCGATAGTGTCTACTTAATGGTTCTCAAAGACTCGCCAATCAAAGAGGTCTCAGACTTTAAGGCTCTGAAAAAGTATTCCGTTTCTGGCCAGCTCGGCGATCAGCCGGTGGTGTTTTTGCAGCAAAATGGCTTTGATGTTTTCATCAGTGCCGACGAAGAAGCCCGCATGAAAATGTTCAAAGATAAAAAGATGGACATGGACATCATGACCGCGGCCTCGCAAGAAACTTACGAGAAAAACTGGAACCTCAAATACCGCCGGGTTGCCTTCCTTTACGATACCGAATACTGGGCTGCCTTCAACCGCGCAACCCCCGACAGCGTCATCAACAAACTCAACAAAGCCATCACCGAACTCCGCACCAACGGCACCCTCGAAAAGCTCGCTATTAAATACAAAGCCAAATAA